In Archocentrus centrarchus isolate MPI-CPG fArcCen1 chromosome 1, fArcCen1, whole genome shotgun sequence, the following proteins share a genomic window:
- the LOC115790155 gene encoding serine/arginine repetitive matrix protein 1-like — protein sequence MHSNRSEHSHRRQYSQRSSRQWDEYDNRWEKRREPPRDVPRESCHKYGGDGHSSAERTRSREYSESPKRLYSKDALNRDWSRKSPARRRMSSPIWDPSDKKRQRFADDDERDYRHRREPQEKTHRPSPDSFSRSHVSRNFEDASPQDEDFKYRKTPQDSRHGHRHRQEDLPYRQLNDELAYRRLLGSHKDGGEYERNRDPSQERAQSQERNYTNPRERTDSSFTSLYDEDYRQDRMKYLVNGLSGQSFESDAPVPEHKATKGFQRFLEVLNKGVNVDVLTKIVTQTSTEDDEQPISQTLLPSPVDRPWSPPHTAGRSQGSRQDDSFWSESEGSRSLASPQIDHRSHSPKRYPLSDERPLQGSDSREAFHNRSRSPLVVERVPLPPEDEHKRRQMQDVLQAIGMDLGFEELGQMSHRIQERLYGKKDGDPGRKVGKERGTKRAYSPRHQSGASSSSSRSSFSPLNQSYYSKKDSYSAEKEVTDVHQIYKSAEYGRKTSSSSLQDSVKCERKSQESAAALQAFSPNSTYPVSELPPAPVVPGYPPVNCSPLPYPPVPPAVPPAMPHVRPGMIMPHLPPFFPYPGIPPMNIYPAMLPQAGQMFPHNINHPQLPMFNQSNVSAVQPVNTMQKSKQMARPRCLQVIDTKQPG from the exons ATGCACTCAAACAGGTCAGAGCACAGCCACAGGCGGCAGTACAGCCAGAGAAGTTCAAGGCAGTGGGATGAATATGACAACAGATGGGAAAAACGGCGTGAACCTCCCAGAGATGTACCACGGGAGTCCTGCCACAAATATGGTGGGGATGGGCACAGCAGTGCAGAGAGGACAAGAAGCAGAGAGTACAGTGAGTCGCCGAAGAGGCTGTACAGCAAAGATGCACTGAACAGAGACTGGAGCAGGAAGAGCCCAGCGAGGAGACGCATGTCTTCACCCATCTGGGACCCCTCTGATAAGAAACGGCAGAGGTTTGCAGACGATGATGAGCGGGATTACAGGCACAGGCGTGAGCCTCAGGAGAAGACTCACAGGCCTTCACCGGACAGTTTTTCACGGTCACATGTAAGCAGGAATTTTGAAGATGCATCACCACAAGATGAGGATTTCAAGTACAGGAAAACACCTCAGGACTCCAGACATGGGCATCGGCATCGGCAGGAAGATCTCCCATACAGGCAGCTAAATGACGAGTTAGCTTACAGACGGCTGCTGGGGTCTCACAAAGATGGAGGTGAATACGAGAGGAACCGGGATCCGTCGCAAGAGCGGGCACAGTCACAAGAGCGG AATTACACCAACCCCAGAGAGAGGACCGACAGCTCGTTCACATCCTTGTATGATGAGGATTATCGCCAAGATAGAATGAAATATCTGGTGAATGGCTTAAGTGGACAG TCCTTTGAGAGTGATGCACCCGTTCCTGAACATAAGGCAACCAAAGGCTTCCAGCGTTTCCTCGAAGTGCTCAACAAGGGGGTGAATGTCGACGTTCTCACCAAGATCGTCACTCAGACCTCTACGGAAGACGACGAACAGCCCATTTCTCAAACGTTATTACCGAGCCCTGTCGATCGTCCGTGGTCTCCCCCTCACACTGCTGGGAGGAGTCAGGGAAGCCGCCAAGATGACAGCTTTTGGAGTGAGAGCGAGGGGTCCCGCAGCCTGGCTTCTCCACAGATTGATCACAGGTCCCACAGCCCAAAAAGGTACCCTCTGTCTGATGAAAGGCCCCTGCAGGGGAGTGACAGCAGGGAAGCCTTCCACAACAGATCCAGGTCCCCTCTGGTGGTAGAAAGGGTTCCACTGCCACCTGAAGATGAGCATAAGCGCAGGCAAATGCAGGATGTGCTGCAGGCCATTGGCATGGATTTGGGATTTGAAGAGCTTGGCCAAATGTCTCATAGAATCCAGGAGCGGCTCTATGGGAAGAAGGATGGCGACCCGGGCCGTAAAGTTGGGAAGGAGAGGGGCACAAAGCGAGCGTATTCTCCGAGACATCAAAGtggagcatcatcatcatcgagCAGATCTAGTTTTAGCCCCTTAAATCAGAGTTACTACTCTAAAAAAGACTCGTACAGTGCTGAGAAGGAAGTAACGGATGTGCATCAAATCTACAAATCTGCTGAGTATGGCCGTAAGACGAGCAGCAGCTCTTTACAGGACAGTGTGAAGTGTGAAAGGAAATCTCAGGAGAGCGCTGCTGCATTACAAGCATTTTCTCCAAATTCCACATACCCCGTATCAGAACTTCCTCCTGCTCCGGTGGTGCCGGGGTACCCTCCCGTCAACTGCTCACCACTACCGTACCCACCTGTCCCGCCAGCTGTACCTCCAGCAATGCCCCACGTCCGGCCCGGGATGATTATGCCTCATTTGCCTCCCTTCTTCCCGTATCCCGGCATCCCACCTATGAACATCTATCCAGCCATGCTCCCTCAAGCGGGGCAAATGTTCCCACATAACATTAATCATCCACAGCTGCCAATGTTCAACCAATCCAACGTAAGCGCAGTTCAGCCAGTGAACACAATGCAAAAATCCAAACAGATGGCAAGGCCCCGCTGTCTGCAGGTTATTGACACCAAGCAACCTGGATGA
- the LOC115778952 gene encoding serine/arginine repetitive matrix protein 1-like: MNQREWNDAVERLQRLLEPNFHSMENVSRSNWDTYCEYPRYTVPEPHRSDVGWKELSPSSHHVYSKAPEMEDPDGEPLQGSGEDAELARKKKQLREIEEKIMHKKASIAMKAVFVESSTPPGVSGDEQLATCEGETLRDRVKEILRHRQHLSYLSKFQSTRERKNSSSLSKDGVLQEEHPLKLRVKALMRRRRSVLPSNSSEVPDVPRSPPGRSVTSPAKREDIINKGFECFLSVLNKGADISLFKPEDNCGEAPDVSLPFPGRSISSPAKEENNINKGFERFLNILNKGVDIEQLSRIMSNDREDLPLGEEPLSIQLPDMESKSDPFFRSERQQTSSGGSLLGISQASEKQRLNRGALLESLSQTSKSLHTMDNDAEPDLSRTKESQRLSSGASLPGHSPPSENQRSNARPAQRSLSQAKESQRSKSGSSLKGLSQASKTQQSKSGQAKKTKDSPRRPHTDKVLQSGASLVGQSRTNITKINSPSREQPRSERRSLPAAEEKKKDRGDHSLGSSSRSNSPVTVKKKKEEEREESPSVSEQHEQLQNILKTLGWNLDVEELSKLAKRTHERLYGKKNEGADSREAHGSQPKRSHDSDRRTSSSSRSPLRSNKADRSQQRTCGRKSEGSRRTESREEEETRQRRSPRDHRKSPSSSSSSRAASSPSPSRQQRSRSRGLKQRRKVERSRSGERRKDRQSSREAQRDQKDLKHFSPFPYPQNQMFPHPAASAFPDYLSSQCSHFALSHSGHYSGATNPYCTYNQYNIPPTLSASSHPYTHFSGSVVAPNMSYPDPSFLTVSERKVRRSSAPRCLTVINTEQASSQDLTGDHEELMGDFRNPEDIFEKHDNTPVEPEESKVYIKSVDDANAEPLEEEKPQPTEEEIKANLRKKLQAFNQKAKNTSQLPHRKVMQPVNSLISEME; encoded by the exons ATGAATCAGCGTGAGTGGAATGATGCTGTGGAAAGGCTGCAGAGACTCCTGGAGCCAAACTTCCACAGCATGGAGAATGTGTCCAGAAGTAACTGGGACACCTACTGTGAATACCCGAGATATACTGTTCCTGAACCACACAGGAGCGACGTGGGGTGGAAGGAGCTCAGTCCTTCATCCCACCACGTTTACAGTAAGGCCCCAGAGATGGAGGATCCGGATGGAGAGCCGCTGCAAGGGAGTGGCGAGGATGCAGAGCtggcaagaaaaaagaaacagctgagagagATAGAGGAGAAGATTATGCACAAGAAAGCTTCCATCGCCATGAAAGCGGTGTTTGTGGAGAGCTCGACACCGCCAGGTGTTTCAGGTGACGAGCAGCTGGCAACATGTGAAGGTGAAACTCTAAGGGACAGAGTGAAGGAGATTCTGAGGCACCGACAGCATCTCAGCTATCTTTCAAAG TTCCAGTCaaccagagagagaaagaactcATCCAGCCTGAGCAAAGATGGTGTGCTGCAGGAAGAGCATCCTCTGAAGCTCAGAGTGAAGGCTCTAATGAGGAGGAGACGCAGTGTTTTACCGTCTAACAGCAGCGAG GTCCCTGATGTCCCACGGTCTCCTCCCGGCCGAAGCGTTACATCACCAGCCAAGAGAGAGGACATCATCAACAAGGGTTTCGAGTGCTTCCTCAGCGTGCTCAACAAAGGAGCAGACATCAGCTTGTTCAAACCCGAGGATAATTGTGGCGAG GCCCCCGATGTCTCACTGCCATTTCCTGGCCGAAGCATTTCTTCACCAGCAAAGGAGGAGAATAATATCAACAAGGGTTTTGAGCGCTTCCTCAACATCCTCAACAAAGGAGTGGACATCGAACAGCTCAGCAGAATTATGAGCAATGACAGAGAGGATCTTCCTTTAGGTGAGGAGCCCCTGAGCATTCAGCTCCCTGACATGGAGAGCAAGTCAGATCCATTCTTTAGGAGTGAGAGGCAGCAGACGAGCAGTGGAGGTTCCCTGCTGGGCATCAGCCAGGCCAGTGAGAAGCAACGGTTGAACAGAGGAGCCTTGctggagagtctcagtcagacCAGCAAGAGTCTACACACCATGGACAATGACGCTGAGCCGGACCTCAGTCGGACAAAGGAAAGCCAACGATTGAGTAGTGGTGCCTCACTGCCAGGCCACAGCCCACCCAGTGAGAACCAGCGCTCAAATGCTAGACCCGCTCAGCGAAGCCTCAGCCAGGCGAAAGAGAGCCAGCGGTCAAAGAGTGGATCCTCGCTAAAGGGCCTCAGTCAAGCAAGTAAAACACAGCAGTCAAAGAGTGGCCAGGCCAAGAAGACAAAGGACTCCCCAAGGAGACCCCACACAGACAAAGTGTTACAAAGTGGCGCATCGTTGGTGGGCCAAAGCCGGACCAACATTACAAAGATTAACTCACCTAGTCGAGAGCAACCCCGCTCTGAGAGGCGTTCCTTACCTGCTgctgaggagaagaagaaagacagaGGAGACCACAGTTTGGGCTCTAGTAGTCGATCAAACTCCCCTGtgacagtgaagaagaaaaaggaagaggaaagagaagaaagtcCGTCAGTGAGTGAGCAACATGAACAGCTGCAGAACATCCTTAAAACTCTGGGGTGGAACCTGGATGTGGAAGAGCTGAGCAAACTAGCGAAGCGCACTCACGAGAGGCTGTacgggaaaaaaaatgaaggtgcCGACAGTAGAGAGGCGCATGGGAGTCAGCCAAAGCGCTCTCACGACAGCGATCGCAGGACGTCCTCCTCCTCTCGCTCCCCTCTGCGGAGCAACAAAGCAGATCGCAGTCAGCAGAGAACGTGTGGGAGGAAGAGTGAAGGGAGCAGGAGGACcgagagcagagaggaggaagagacacGGCAGAGGCGCTCCCCCAGAGATCACAGAAagtccccctcctcctcgtcttcctCGAGAGCAGCCTCCAGCCCGAGCCCCTCACGCCAGCAGCGCTCTCGCAGCAGAGGTTTGAAACAGAGGCGAAAAGTCGAACGCAGCCGGTCtggagaaagaaggaaagacagacagagcagcagagaagCACAGAGGGACCAAAAAGACTTGAagcatttttctccttttccatATCCACAAAATCAAATGTTtcctcatcctgctgcttcgGCTTTTCCAGATTACCTTTCGTCTCAGTGCTCCCATTTTGCTCTTAGCCATAGTGGCCACTACAGTGGTGCTACGAATCCTTACTGCACATATAATCAGTATAACATTCCTCCCACTCTTTCTGCCAGCAGCCATCCTTACACACACTTTTCTGGCTCTGTAGTGGCACCTAACATGAGTTACCCTGATCCCAGTTTTCTTACTGTGAGTGAAAGGAAGGTTAGGCGGTCTTCTGCTCCTCGCTGCCTGACGGTCATCAATACCGAGCAGGCATCCTCTCAGGACCTCACAGGTGACCACGAAGAACTTATGGGAGATTTCAGGAACCCTGAAGATATTTTCGAGAAACACGATAATACGCCAGTGGAGCCAGAGGAGTCAAAGGTATACATAAAAAGTGTGGATGATGCCAACGCTGAGCCGTTAGAAGAGGAGAAACCGCAGCCAACAGAGGAGGAAATAAAGGCGAACCTGAGGAAAAAG